The following proteins come from a genomic window of Micromonospora echinofusca:
- a CDS encoding FtsK/SpoIIIE domain-containing protein produces the protein MDAVVGPKARTNRAAALHRRAAATATAAASVLDDTRPVPADQRRQYELADRLRSAAAVLAPGWAGAPLETTAPTTPAGEGPPPFVRVGTAAPLDDARFPALVPLLGTGHLAVDVDARDPRVAGLLRGVLLRLLAATPAGALLVRAIDATGTALAPFAPLADAGLLPPPAVDVAGLRAVLTEAEQWVAPGTSGRRRHDRTLLLVIAALPESTGPTDLARIVALAGSGRSAGLHLVVAGWPPAGGREPLPRATTLAVRTAYALLGDPPGSPFAGPGAEPPGGLNSPVFIETDPPGELVDAVCRRLAAQVEAGSRLALTDLLPAADEELWTASGVGGLTTTVGDAGGRPVSLGFSELTPHWLVSGRSGAGRSTFLTTALLGLTARYGPDELALYLADLADAESFVEFLQTERDRSWIPQVRAAAMAADREYVLSLLDDLVAEVRRREEAGARAGGQRFAELRQHRAMPRVVCVLDNLPLLFVERDRLAAEAAARLDALARTGRAYGVHLVLAGEGDLGLGSRTDRDSVLGQFPVRVALPGGGAVLEPTNDSAAGLPVGSAVVNTAGGLGGPRGAIRGHERMVRFPDPQDHPDTVEALRQRLWSARPEGASPPVVFAGYARPMLRNDPRYRAALAGQAPGPAALLGRAVDVPRTTVAVSLGPAPGRNLAVLGPGPEAARLLVTAVRSAAVHHAPGGARFVLAAPDEECRPVVEALAADLAGRHPVETVDLPGLLAAVDDPAPAFLVVFGLDVPTPEQLPPERLRALLREGPPIGRHLLGRWRTVPSFAALLEPEGEVDKLAAVAVVDLPGAQLASVFGRQVQWRPRPGRAVLWDGPGEQGTMLVPFGEEEAA, from the coding sequence GTGGACGCGGTGGTCGGTCCGAAGGCACGCACCAACCGCGCCGCCGCACTGCATCGGCGGGCCGCCGCCACCGCGACTGCCGCCGCGAGCGTCCTCGACGACACCCGGCCCGTCCCTGCCGATCAGCGCCGCCAGTACGAGCTGGCGGACCGCCTCCGGTCCGCGGCGGCGGTGCTGGCTCCCGGCTGGGCGGGCGCTCCCCTGGAGACGACGGCACCGACCACACCGGCCGGTGAGGGGCCGCCTCCCTTCGTCCGGGTCGGTACGGCGGCACCGCTGGACGACGCCCGGTTCCCCGCTTTGGTGCCGCTGCTCGGCACGGGTCACCTCGCGGTGGACGTCGACGCCCGCGATCCCCGGGTGGCGGGGCTGCTGCGGGGCGTACTGCTGCGGTTGTTGGCGGCGACCCCGGCCGGGGCGCTGCTGGTCCGCGCGATCGACGCGACCGGCACGGCCCTCGCGCCGTTCGCGCCGCTCGCGGACGCGGGCCTGCTGCCGCCGCCGGCGGTGGACGTGGCGGGTCTGCGGGCGGTGCTCACCGAGGCCGAGCAGTGGGTGGCCCCGGGGACGAGCGGGCGTCGCCGGCACGACCGGACGCTGCTGCTGGTGATCGCCGCACTGCCCGAGTCGACCGGGCCCACCGACCTGGCCCGCATCGTGGCCCTGGCCGGGTCGGGTCGGTCCGCCGGCCTGCATCTCGTCGTGGCGGGCTGGCCCCCGGCGGGCGGCCGGGAGCCGCTGCCGAGGGCGACGACGCTGGCGGTCCGCACCGCGTACGCGCTGCTGGGTGATCCGCCGGGCAGCCCGTTCGCGGGGCCGGGCGCCGAGCCGCCGGGCGGGCTGAACTCGCCGGTCTTCATCGAGACCGATCCGCCGGGCGAACTCGTCGACGCGGTCTGCCGCCGGCTGGCCGCGCAGGTGGAGGCGGGTTCCCGGCTGGCACTGACCGACCTGCTGCCGGCGGCCGACGAGGAGCTGTGGACGGCGAGCGGGGTGGGCGGGCTGACCACGACCGTCGGGGACGCCGGTGGCCGGCCGGTGTCCCTCGGTTTCTCGGAGTTGACGCCGCACTGGCTGGTCAGTGGCCGTTCGGGCGCGGGTCGGTCCACCTTCCTCACCACCGCGCTGCTCGGCCTGACCGCCCGCTACGGTCCCGACGAGCTGGCCCTCTACCTGGCGGACCTCGCCGACGCCGAGTCCTTCGTGGAGTTTCTCCAGACCGAGCGGGACCGGTCGTGGATCCCGCAGGTGCGGGCTGCCGCGATGGCGGCCGACCGGGAGTACGTGCTGAGTCTGCTGGACGATCTCGTGGCGGAGGTGCGCCGGCGCGAGGAGGCTGGCGCCCGGGCCGGCGGGCAACGCTTCGCCGAGCTGCGCCAGCACCGGGCGATGCCCCGGGTCGTGTGCGTGCTCGACAACCTGCCGCTGCTCTTCGTCGAGCGGGACCGGCTGGCCGCCGAGGCCGCCGCCCGGCTGGACGCGCTGGCCCGCACCGGACGTGCGTACGGGGTGCACCTGGTGTTGGCCGGCGAGGGCGACCTGGGGTTGGGCTCGCGTACCGACCGGGACTCGGTGCTGGGGCAGTTCCCGGTGCGGGTGGCGCTGCCCGGCGGAGGTGCCGTGCTGGAGCCGACGAACGACTCGGCCGCCGGGCTGCCGGTGGGCAGCGCGGTGGTGAACACCGCCGGCGGGCTCGGCGGGCCCCGGGGCGCGATCCGGGGGCACGAGCGGATGGTCCGGTTCCCGGACCCGCAGGACCATCCCGACACCGTCGAGGCGCTGCGGCAGCGGCTCTGGTCGGCCCGCCCGGAGGGGGCGTCCCCGCCGGTGGTCTTCGCCGGCTACGCCCGCCCGATGCTGCGCAACGATCCCCGGTACCGGGCGGCGCTCGCCGGGCAGGCACCCGGGCCCGCCGCCCTGCTGGGCCGGGCGGTGGACGTGCCCCGGACCACCGTCGCGGTGTCGCTCGGGCCGGCGCCGGGGCGGAACCTGGCCGTGCTCGGGCCCGGGCCGGAGGCGGCCCGGCTGCTGGTCACCGCCGTACGCAGCGCGGCCGTGCACCACGCCCCCGGGGGCGCCCGCTTCGTGCTGGCCGCGCCGGACGAGGAGTGCCGCCCGGTGGTCGAGGCGTTGGCAGCCGACCTGGCGGGGCGCCACCCGGTGGAGACGGTGGACCTCCCGGGCCTGCTCGCCGCCGTGGACGACCCCGCGCCGGCCTTCCTGGTGGTCTTCGGACTGGACGTGCCGACGCCGGAGCAACTGCCCCCGGAGCGGCTCCGCGCGCTGCTGCGGGAGGGGCCGCCCATCGGCCGGCACCTGCTGGGCCGCTGGCGGACGGTGCCGTCGTTCGCCGCGCTGCTGGAACCCGAGGGCGAGGTGGACAAGCTCGCCGCCGTGGCCGTGGTGGACCTGCCGGGTGCGCAGCTCGCATCGGTCTTCGGCCGGCAGGTGCAGTGGCGGCCCCGCCCGGGCCGGGCGGTGCTCTGGGACGGCCCCGGCGAGCAGGGCACCATGCTGGTCCCCTTCGGCGAGGAGGAGGCGGCATGA
- the folE gene encoding GTP cyclohydrolase I FolE, with translation MAVSATEPDGDDTLDYVAARLISGKLTGRPIEETMDLGRIEKAVREILIAVGEDPDRDGLQQTPARVARAYAELFAGLRVDPAQVLSTTFEANHEELVLVRDIDVMSLCEHHLLPFRGSAHIGYIPGPDGRITGLSKLARLVEVFARRPQVQERLTSQIADLLMDRLAPRGVVVVLECEHMCMAMRGIQKSGAKTITSAVRGTLQRDAKSRAEAMALIIPR, from the coding sequence CTGGCCGTCTCCGCGACCGAGCCGGACGGCGACGACACCCTCGACTACGTCGCCGCGCGCCTGATCAGCGGCAAGCTCACCGGCAGGCCCATCGAGGAGACCATGGACCTCGGGCGGATCGAGAAGGCGGTCCGCGAGATCCTCATCGCCGTCGGGGAGGACCCGGACCGCGACGGGCTCCAGCAGACGCCGGCCCGGGTCGCCCGCGCGTACGCGGAACTCTTCGCCGGCCTCCGGGTCGACCCGGCCCAGGTGCTCAGCACCACCTTCGAGGCCAACCACGAGGAGCTGGTGCTCGTCCGGGACATCGACGTGATGAGCCTCTGCGAGCACCACCTGCTGCCGTTCCGGGGCAGCGCGCACATCGGCTACATCCCCGGGCCGGACGGCCGGATCACCGGCCTGTCCAAGCTGGCCCGGCTGGTCGAGGTCTTCGCCCGTCGGCCCCAGGTGCAGGAGCGCCTCACCTCCCAGATCGCCGACCTGCTCATGGATCGCCTCGCGCCGCGCGGCGTGGTGGTGGTGCTCGAGTGCGAGCACATGTGCATGGCGATGCGCGGCATCCAGAAGTCGGGCGCCAAGACCATCACGTCCGCCGTACGCGGCACCCTTCAGCGCGACGCCAAGTCCCGCGCCGAGGCGATGGCGCTGATCATCCCCCGCTGA
- a CDS encoding M23 family metallopeptidase, whose protein sequence is MSDGTRPRGRQLRLGALAAALTATLALLCCTGGAGAFFLTELGGESTDMAPVSMDCKENYQVDVRGKIPRMSGYGQVQLRNAARIIKVGQEMKVPPRGWVIAVATAMQESRLRNLANRTVGESENLPNEGVGADHDSVGLFQQRAGWGTVAQRMTPEYAARKFYEKLVKVPGWETMPLTRAAQAVQISAFPDAYAKHEDMAARIVNALAGGAARIALVDGKKACDRAAAGQIAASGWTAPIPGGVGSGFRTASRPGHNGVDIAAPKGTDIRVAATGRVLVSRCDPDNRNLLTCNVDGWPNKGGCGWFVDVLHAGGFITRYCHMVSKPRVKVGQLVEAGAVIGEVGSSGNSSGPHLHFEVHEDGDRSSRGAIDPVPFMRSRGAPLKGVG, encoded by the coding sequence ATGAGCGACGGGACGCGACCGCGCGGTCGACAGCTCCGACTCGGCGCACTGGCCGCCGCGTTGACGGCGACGCTCGCCCTGCTCTGCTGCACCGGCGGTGCCGGGGCCTTCTTCCTCACGGAGTTGGGCGGCGAGTCCACGGACATGGCCCCGGTGAGCATGGACTGCAAGGAGAACTACCAGGTTGATGTTCGCGGCAAGATCCCCCGGATGTCCGGCTACGGTCAGGTCCAGCTTCGTAACGCCGCTCGGATCATCAAGGTCGGGCAGGAGATGAAGGTGCCGCCGCGCGGCTGGGTGATCGCCGTGGCGACCGCCATGCAGGAGTCCCGGCTGCGCAACCTGGCGAACCGGACCGTCGGCGAGTCCGAGAACCTGCCCAACGAGGGCGTCGGTGCCGATCACGACTCCGTCGGGCTGTTCCAGCAGCGGGCGGGCTGGGGCACCGTGGCGCAGCGGATGACGCCCGAGTACGCCGCCCGGAAGTTCTACGAGAAGCTCGTCAAGGTGCCCGGCTGGGAGACGATGCCGCTGACCCGGGCCGCTCAGGCCGTGCAGATCAGCGCCTTCCCGGACGCGTACGCCAAGCACGAGGACATGGCCGCCCGGATCGTCAACGCGCTGGCCGGTGGGGCCGCCCGGATCGCGCTGGTCGACGGGAAGAAGGCGTGCGACCGGGCCGCCGCCGGGCAGATCGCGGCCTCGGGCTGGACGGCTCCCATTCCCGGCGGCGTCGGCTCGGGCTTCCGCACCGCGAGCCGACCGGGGCACAACGGGGTCGACATCGCCGCCCCGAAGGGCACCGACATCCGCGTCGCCGCCACCGGACGCGTCCTGGTGTCCCGTTGCGACCCGGACAATCGGAACCTGCTCACGTGCAACGTCGACGGCTGGCCGAACAAGGGGGGCTGCGGCTGGTTCGTCGACGTCCTGCACGCCGGCGGCTTCATCACCCGCTACTGCCACATGGTGAGCAAGCCACGGGTCAAGGTCGGCCAGCTCGTCGAGGCCGGCGCGGTCATCGGGGAAGTGGGCAGCAGCGGCAACTCCTCCGGCCCGCACCTGCACTTCGAGGTACACGAGGACGGGGACCGGAGCAGCCGCGGCGCCATCGATCCGGTGCCGTTCATGCGGTCGCGCGGCGCGCCGCTCAAGGGCGTCGGATGA